The window GATCTACCAGCGGTACGCGCAGGTGGCGAACCTGTCGAAGTTCGCCGGGGGCATCGGCATCGCATTCTCCCGGGTCCGCTCCCGGGGCGCGCTGATCAGGGGCACCAACGGGCAGTCCAACGGGATCGTGCCGTGGCTGCGGACGCTGGACGCCTCGGTGGCGGCGGTCAACCAGGGCGGCCGGCGCAAGGGCGCGGCCTGCGTCTACCTGGAGCCGTGGCACCCGGACGTCGAGGAGTTCCTCCAACTGCGCGACAACACCGGCGAGGACGCCCGGCGCACCCACAACCTGAACCTGGCCAACTGGATCCCGGACGAGTTCATGCGGCGGGTCGAGTCCGACGGGGTGTGGTCGCTGTTCGACCCGGATGTGGTGCCGGAACTGCCGGATCTGTGGGGCGCGGAGTTCGACGCGGCGTACCGGGCCGCCGAGGAGCAGGGCCGCTACGTGCGGCAGGTCCCGGCGCGGGAGCTGTACGGGCGGATGATGCGTACCCTCGCCCAGACCGGCAACGGGTGGATGACGTTCAAGGATGCCGCGAACCGGCTGTGCAACCAGACCGCCGAGGCGGGCAACGTGGTGCACCTGTCCAACCTGTGCACCGAGATCGTCGAGGTCTCCAGCGACGCCGAGACCGCCGTGTGCAACCTCGGTTCGGTCAACCTCGCCGCCCACCTGGGCGCGGACGGCATCGACTGGGAGCGGCTGCGCGCCACCGTCCGGACCGCCGTGACGTACCTCGACCGGGTCATCGACATCAACTACTACCCGACGGCGCAGGCGGCGGCGAGCAACCCCCGCTGGCGACCCGTCGGGCTCGGGCTGATGGGCCTTCAGGACGTGTTCTTCGCGCTGCGGCTGCCGTTCGACTCGCCGGCCGCCCGGGAGCTGTCCACCCGGATCAGCGAGGAGCTGTACCTGACGGCCCTGGAGACCTCCGCCGACCTGGCGCGACGCTCGGGCGCCCACCCGGCGTACGGGCAGACCCGGGCGGCGCGCGGGCAGCTGCAACCCGACCTGTGGGGCGTCACGGGCACCCAGACGGCGCGGTGGAGCGCGCTGCGGGAGCGCGTCGCCGCGTACGGGCTGCGCAACTCGCTGCTGGTGGCGATCGCGCCGACGGCCACCATCGCCTCGATCGCCGGCTGTTACGAGTGCATCGAGCCGCAGGTGTCCAACCTGTTCAAGCGCGAGACCCTGTCGGGGGAGTTCCTCCAGGTCAACACCGCCCTCGTGCGGGAGTTGAAGGCGCGTGGCCTGTGGACGGAGCGGATCCGCTCGGCGATCAAGCGCGCCGAGGGCTCCGTGCAGGACGTCGCGGAACTGCCGGCCGAGGTGCGGGAGCTGTTCCGTACCGCGTGGGAGCTGCCGCAGCGGGCGCTGATCGACCTGGCCGCGGCCCGCGCCCCGTACATCGACCAGTCGCAGTCGCTGAACCTGTTCCTGGCCGCGCCGACGATCGGCAAGCTCTCCTCGATGTACCTGTACGCCTGGAAGGCCGGGCTGAAGACGACGTACTACCTGCGGTCGCGGCCGGCCACCCGGATCCAGCAGGCCACCGTCGCGCCGGTCGGACCGGCCCGTGCCGCCGGTGTCGTCGCGCCGGTGGCGACCGTGGACGAGGCGCTGGCCTGCTCCCTGGAGAACCCCGAGTCGTGCGAGGCCTGCCAGTGACCACCCCGACCACCAGCGAACCGAGGACCACACACATGCTGCTCGACCCGGGGATGGATCTCACCCTGCGCCCGATGCGCTACCCGCACTTCTTCGATCGCTTCCGCGACGCCATCCGCAACACGTGGACGGTGGAGGAGGTCGACCTGCACGCCGACCTCGCCGACCTCGACCGGCTCTCCCCGGCCGAGCGGCACCTGGTCAGCCGCCTCGTCGCGTTCTTCGCCACCGGCGACACCATCGTCGCCAACAACCTCGTGCTCAACCTGTACCAGCACGTCAACTCGCCGGAGGGCCGGCTCTACCTGTCGCGGCAGCTGTTCGAGGAGGCCGTGCACGTCCAGTTCTACCTGAACCTGCTCGACACCTACGTGCCCGACGAGGCCGAACGCTTCGCCGCGTTCGCGGCCATCGAGAACATCCCGTCGATCCGGCGCAAGGCCGAGTTCTGCTTCCGCTGGATCGACTCGCTGGGCGAGCTGCGCCAGCTGCGTACCCGGGAGGACCGGCGGGCCTTCCTGCTCAACCTGATCTGCTTCGCCGCCTGCATCGAGGGGCTGTTCTTCTACGGCGCCTTCGCCTACGTCTACTTCCTGCGCTCCCGGGGGCTGCTGCACGGCCTGGCGTCCGGCACCAACTGGGTGTTCCGCGACGAGTCCATGCACATGGCCTTCGCCTTCGACGTGGTGGAGACGGTACGGGGGGAGGAGCCGGACCTGTTCGACGACGAGCTGGCCGCTCAGGTGCGGCAGATGCTCGCCGAGGCCGTCGAGTGCGAGGTCCAGTTCGCCGAGGACCTGCTCGGCCAGGGCGTGCCCGGGCTGTCCCTGGTCGACATGCGCGAGTACCTGCAACACGTCGCCGACCGGCGGCTCGCGCAGCTCGGCATCCCCGCCCACTACGGGTCGACCAACCCGTTCGCGTTCATGGAGTTGCAGGACGTCCAGGAGCTGTCGAACTTCTTCGAGCGACGCGTGTCGGCGTACCAGGTCGGGGTGAGCGGCACGGTGGCCTTCGACGACGACTTCTGAGCACGGGGGCCGCGCAGGCCGTGCGGCCGTCGCGCCGGGACCGGACGGGCGTGGGCGCCCCCCGTTCGCGGCCCCCGTGGCCGCGAACGGGGGCAGGCCCGATCTATGCTCCTGGTGCCTCGCCGCCGTCGGTGGCGCGGCCTGGGCGGGGGGACGGGTCAAGTGGGTGTGCCGACGCTGCTGGTCTCGCTGAGCAGGGCGAACGCCTACCGGGACATCGGGGCGGCGGTGGCGGCGGCACCGCACGGCGCGGTCGTCGTCGTGGAGCCGGGCCGCTACGACGGGCAGGTCGTCGTACGGGCCAAGGCGGTCACGATCCGCGCGGCCGTACCGGGCGGGCCACCGGTGCTGGTGGAGAGCGGCGCCGCCGCCCCCGCCGTGTACTGCGAGGACGCTCAGGTCGTCCTCCAGGGGCTGACCCTGCGCACGTGGAGCGCGGACGCGCCGGCGACGGTGTCGGCGCTCCGCGCCAGCCTGACGATCGAGTCCTGCGTCGTCACCGGGCAGGCCTTCAACGCCGTGCTCTGCGAGCGGAGCACCGCGCACGTGCGGATGTGCGACGTCAGCGGGATGCGTCGGGGCGTGGCGTTCGTCGACGGCAGCGGGGTCGTCGAGAACTGCCGGCTGTGGGACCTCGACGAGTACGCCGTGCTGTCCAAACGGGACAGTCAGCCCACCGTGCGGCACTGCCATGTCCGGGACACCGACCGGGGCTTCGATGCCTTCGAGGGCGGTGGCGGCACCGTCGAGGACTGCCACTTCACGGGCGTACGCATCGGGGCCGTCACGGCAGGCGGGCGCTCCCGGCCGACGGTGCGGCGGTGCCGGGTCTCCGGCGGACGCGGCAGCGGGCTGGTGTTCAGCGGGTCCGCCGGCGGGCTGGTCGAGGAGTGCGAGCTGACGGACCTGGAGGGCTGCGGCGTCGAGGTCTCCGGCGGCGCCGAGCCCGACGTGCGTCGCTGCCGGATCGAGGGCGTCGGCCGCAACGGCATCTACGTCAGCGGTGCGCGCGGCACGTTCACCGACTGCGACGTGACGGCCAGCCGGCTGCCCGCGATCGCCGTGGTCGACGGGGCGGCGCCGCTGGTGCGCGGCGGCGTCCTGCGCCGGGCGCGGGAGGACGCCCTGCTGGTCCGGGCCGCCGCCGGCCGGTACACCGGCGTGCGGATCGAGGCTCCGGGCCGCTACGGGGTGATCGTGCAGGGCGGCGACCCGACCCTGACGGACCTGACGGTCGACGGTGGCGAGGCGGGAGTGGTGCTCGACGGCGCCGTCGAGGCCGACGTCCGCCTCGACGGCGCCACCATCCGGGGCGCGACGAGCAGCGGGATCGCCGCCGGGGGAGCGGGCCGGCTCACCGGTACGAACGTCCGGGTGGAGAACGCCCCGGTGGGGCTGGTCGGCACCGACGCGATCGCGGTCACCCTCACCGACGCGGTGTTCTCCGGCGGCACCGTCGGTGTGACCGGGGCGGGCGAGGCCGCCCTGCACCTCACCGCCAGCACGGTCACCGGGACCACCGGTTCCGGGATGCTGCTGCGGGAGCAGTCCCGGCTGACCCTGCGGGCCAGCACGCTGCGCGCCTGCGGCGGCGACGGCGTGCAGGTGGAGACCGACGCCCCGGTGCTGGTCGACCGGTGCGAGTTCGTCGACGTGGCCGGCGAGTCCGTCCGGGGCGCCGACCGTGCGCGGGTGTCGGTGACCGCCCCGGAACAGCCGGCCGCCCCGGTCGTACCGGCTCCCGGGGACCGGGCCGGCTCCGCCGACGAGGCAGGCGTGCCCGCCCGTCCGACGTCGGCCAACGTCGACGTCGACGCCGTGCTGGCGGAGTTGGACGGCATGATCGGCCTGGCCGCGGTCAAGCGGGACGTGCGGACGCTGGTCCAGCTCATCCGGGTCGGCGAACAGCGCCGCAGGGCCAACCTGCCGGTGCCGCCGGTGAGCCGGCACCTCGTCTTCGCCGGCTCACCGGGCACCGGGAAGACGACCGTCGCGCGGATCTACGGGCGGCTGCTCGCGCAGCTCGGCGTCCTCACCAAGGGGCAGGTCGTCGAGGTGGCGCGGGTCGACCTGGTGGGCGAGTACCTGGGCAGCACCTCGCTGAAGACCGCCGCGGCCTTCGAGCGGGCCCTCGGCGGGGTGCTCTTCGTCGACGAGGCGTACGCGCTGGCCCGCACGTTCGGCACCAACTCGGACTTCGGGCTGGAGGCCATCGACACGCTGGTGAAGCTGATGGAGGACCACCGGGACGAGACGGTCGTCATCGTCGCCGGCTACTCCGACGAGATGGTGCAGTTCCTGGCCACCAACCCCGGCCTCGCGTCCCGGTTCACCAAGACCATCGAGTTCGTCGACTACGCCCCCGACGAGCTGCTCGCCATCATCTCCGCGCTGGCCGGGCAGCACGGCTACGACCTGACCGGGCCGACCGCCGACGCCCTGCTGGACCGGCTCGTCGAGGCCGTCCGCGACCCGGTGTTCGGCAACGGCCGGGGCGCGCGGAAGCTGTTCAACGCGATGATCGAACGGCAGGCGGGACGGCTCGGGGACGTACCGGCGCCGACCGCCGAGCAGCTGCGGACGCTGCTGCCGCAGGACATCCCCGCCGCCGACGACTGACCGCGAACCGCCGCTGACCCGCGCCATCGGTGCGGTCCGGCCTGGATCACGCCTGCATCGAGATGTCGAAGGCGGCGTCGCGGACATCGGCGACCGGGTGCCCGCGCAGCAGGTGGAGCACGTCGCGCCAGGGAGCGGACCAACCGAACGCCCTGCCGCCGGCGGCCAGTGCCACCGCGAACAGGCCGGTGGCGGCCTCACCCCGGGCGGCGAGCGTACGAGCCGTGTCGAGTATCGGCTCGGCGTCCAGGGCCGTCGGGGAGGCGGTGCGCTGGGCGAGGAGGTGGGCGAGCCGGGCGGCGAGCGCCGGCCGGCCCGCCACCAGCTCCGCGATCGTGAGGATCTCGGCGGTGAGCCGCGCCGACGTCGTGTCCCTCAACGGCAGCGCGCTGGTCAGCAGGGTGCCCGCCTGGGCAACGTATGCGCGGTGCCGGCCCAACTCCGCCGCCGCCCGCCGGACCGGCGCCGGGTCGGCCAGTGGCCCGAGCGTCCAGGACGCCGTGGCCACGATGTCGTCGATCCGCCGACGGGCGAGGCGGTCCCCGGCGGGGCCACCGAGGTCCGCGTCGGCGCCGTCGATCCGGACGAGGGCGTCCAGCGCGGCGACGGGCACCTCCCGTTCGGCGCGGTCCGGGTGACGGAGCACCGCGGTCAGCATCGGGCGCACCGACTGCCAGTCGTACTGCCCGCCCAGGTCGGTGAGCGCCGCCGTGAGCAGGCCGGTGAGGTCGGGCGCCCAGGGCAGCCAGTGCACGAGCCGGGGCCAGGCCAGCCGGCTGAGCTCCCGGTCGGGGCTCGCGCAGGCCCGGGCGACGAGGGCGGCGTAGCGGGGGCGATCCGGTGCGGCGATTCCGCCGGGCGGGGTCGCCAGCACGGCCAGCGACTCCTCCCGGCTCCCGACGATCGCCTCCTCGAGGATCGGCCAGCTCTCCGGCGCGTGCAGCCGCTGCCGGGCGGCGTCGACGATCGCGGCCCGTACGTCGCGGTGCTGGCCGGGCTGGCGCCACGCCGACACCAGTACCGCCATCGCCTCCGGGGGACCGAAGCGGCCGAGCAGCCGGACCGCCTGCTTGCGGCTGGTCACCTTGCCCCGCCCCAGGGCGACGCCGGACAGCGGGGCCACCAGGTCGGCCGGGCGGGTGAAGCGGACGGCGCGGGTGGCGGCGTACAGGGCGACCCTGGCCCGATCGTCGTCGGCGTGCGACAGCAGCAGCGGCAGCGCCTCGGCGGGCCGGTCGGTCCACGGCAGCGCCTCCAGGGCCGCCTCGGCCAGGGTCACGTTCGGCGAGCCGACGTGACGCAGCACCAGCTCCCGCCCGGCGTCGGGCACCCGCGCGGCGGCCCGTACGGCGGCGGCCCGGTGGTGCAGCGGGGTGCCGGCGTCGGCGGCGAGGCGCGCCTGCAGCCGCACGAACGCCTCCTGCTGGCGGGGCAGCCACCGCTCGACGCGCACCGGTCGGCCCGGAATCCAGCGGGTGCCGGCGGTGAGGAAGGCCCCCTTCGGCGGGTGACGCAGCACCCGGTCGAGCAGGTCGGTACGTCGGGCGCTGACGGTCCGCCACACCGTGGGGAGGGTGACGGTGGAGCTGTCGGAGTCCAGCACGTACGCCACGCGCTGCGCCCGGGTCCTCGGGTCGGCCAGCCACAGCTCGACGGCCTCCCGCACGACGGCGGCCACGGTGCCGGGGGTCGTCGCGCGGCGCAGCAGCTCCTGGAGTTCGGGCAGCTGCCACGCCCGCCGCCCCAGGGCCCGGGTCACCGCGAACAACGCGGTGAACTGCCCCCGGGCCACACCGGCTTCGATCCATCCGCGGAGCCGGGCGAAGACCAGCGTCTCCTGGCCGCGGCGCAGCGTCTCGTCGAACCGCCCGAGCGGCGGCAGCCGGTGCCCGCCGAAGAGCCGGTCGAGCGTGTCCAACGCCCACCGCAGCAGGGCCGGCTCGTCGACGTGCCGACCCAGCACCCGGGCGGCGAGGGTGCCGAGCGCGGCGAGGGTGCGTGTCGACGCGTCGCGGGTGGTCGTGGCGTCGACGGTGATCCGGGTCAGCGCCTCGACGGCGTCCGCGCGCAGCAACGGGGCCAGGTCCGCCAGCTCCGTCAGCGCCACGGCCCGGACCGGGTCCTGCTCGTTGCGCAGCCGATCCAGCCTGGTCAGGGCCTCGGCCGCCGCCGCGGGGTGGCGGCTGCGCCGGGCGGCGGCCAGGAGCAGCTGGTACGCGACGGCCCGGTCGTGCGCGTCGGCGGCGCGCAGGGCGGGGGTGAGCGCCGCCGACGCCGCCGGCCAGGGCAGCAGGGCGCTCCACGACCGCACCTGCGCCTCGTCGTGGCGGACGTCGTCGAGGGCGAGCACCCGACGTGCCTCCCGCTCCCGCCAGTCGTGCGGCAGCACCTCCATCAGCGACGCGTCGGGGATCCGGGTGGCCGTCTCGACGTCGGCGAACACGGCGTCGTACAGGTCGCCCCGGCGCGCCGGGGGTAGCGCCCCCAACAGCCGGTCCAGGGCGTTGTTGTGGCCGCGTACCCGCCGGCCCAGCGCGACCAGGTCCGCCTGCGGCAGCCGGGCGATCCGGCGCAGCAGCGCCGGGGGCAGCCACTGGTAAGCCACCCAGTCCGCGCGGGACGGCGCGGTCAGCAGGGCCAGCACCCGTCGTGGCGCGGACGCGGCGAGCGGGCCGTAGTACGCGAGGTCGCCGGGGAGGTGCCCGGTGGGCGCGTACCGTTCGAGCAGCGTCAGCGCGCGTTCCGGTCGGCGCCGGCCGGCGACCAGGACCCTCTTGCCGTGCGCCGTCCACCAGCGGTCCCGTTCGTCGGGTTGGAGGTGGGGCAGCGTCGACTCGGCGTGGTCGAGCACCACGTCGCCGTGGCGACGGGCCAGGCAGACCGAGCCCGGCAACGCGTGTTCGACGACCGGCAGCAGCCGGCGGACGGTGTCCGCCCTGCAGGCGGGCAGCAGGGCGACCGCCTCGACGGCCCCGAAGCGCCCCAGCACGCCGTCGACCAGGTCGTCGGCGACCGCCGGCCGGCGCAGGTGCCGCAGCGACCGGTAGACCAGGTGCCGCAGGTCGGCCGGCGCGTCCCGGACGAGTGCGCGCAG is drawn from Micromonospora sp. NBC_01740 and contains these coding sequences:
- a CDS encoding right-handed parallel beta-helix repeat-containing protein encodes the protein MGVPTLLVSLSRANAYRDIGAAVAAAPHGAVVVVEPGRYDGQVVVRAKAVTIRAAVPGGPPVLVESGAAAPAVYCEDAQVVLQGLTLRTWSADAPATVSALRASLTIESCVVTGQAFNAVLCERSTAHVRMCDVSGMRRGVAFVDGSGVVENCRLWDLDEYAVLSKRDSQPTVRHCHVRDTDRGFDAFEGGGGTVEDCHFTGVRIGAVTAGGRSRPTVRRCRVSGGRGSGLVFSGSAGGLVEECELTDLEGCGVEVSGGAEPDVRRCRIEGVGRNGIYVSGARGTFTDCDVTASRLPAIAVVDGAAPLVRGGVLRRAREDALLVRAAAGRYTGVRIEAPGRYGVIVQGGDPTLTDLTVDGGEAGVVLDGAVEADVRLDGATIRGATSSGIAAGGAGRLTGTNVRVENAPVGLVGTDAIAVTLTDAVFSGGTVGVTGAGEAALHLTASTVTGTTGSGMLLREQSRLTLRASTLRACGGDGVQVETDAPVLVDRCEFVDVAGESVRGADRARVSVTAPEQPAAPVVPAPGDRAGSADEAGVPARPTSANVDVDAVLAELDGMIGLAAVKRDVRTLVQLIRVGEQRRRANLPVPPVSRHLVFAGSPGTGKTTVARIYGRLLAQLGVLTKGQVVEVARVDLVGEYLGSTSLKTAAAFERALGGVLFVDEAYALARTFGTNSDFGLEAIDTLVKLMEDHRDETVVIVAGYSDEMVQFLATNPGLASRFTKTIEFVDYAPDELLAIISALAGQHGYDLTGPTADALLDRLVEAVRDPVFGNGRGARKLFNAMIERQAGRLGDVPAPTAEQLRTLLPQDIPAADD
- a CDS encoding ribonucleoside-diphosphate reductase subunit alpha; amino-acid sequence: MVTVTEVFPADDAVVVGQRRPQMRVRKRDGGTEAVDVNRIVRAVERWADDLADVDPLRVATRTISGLYDGATTAELDRLSIQTAAEMIGEEPQYSRLAARLLAGYVDKEVRRQGIGSFSEAIRHGHAEGLIGDDTAAFVAAHAGALDAAVDPRGDLRFEYFGLRTVYDRYLLRHPTSRLVLETPQYWLLRVSCGLSQAPDEAIGFYRLMSSLAYLPSSPTLFNSGTRHTQMSSCYLVDSPRDELDSIYQRYAQVANLSKFAGGIGIAFSRVRSRGALIRGTNGQSNGIVPWLRTLDASVAAVNQGGRRKGAACVYLEPWHPDVEEFLQLRDNTGEDARRTHNLNLANWIPDEFMRRVESDGVWSLFDPDVVPELPDLWGAEFDAAYRAAEEQGRYVRQVPARELYGRMMRTLAQTGNGWMTFKDAANRLCNQTAEAGNVVHLSNLCTEIVEVSSDAETAVCNLGSVNLAAHLGADGIDWERLRATVRTAVTYLDRVIDINYYPTAQAAASNPRWRPVGLGLMGLQDVFFALRLPFDSPAARELSTRISEELYLTALETSADLARRSGAHPAYGQTRAARGQLQPDLWGVTGTQTARWSALRERVAAYGLRNSLLVAIAPTATIASIAGCYECIEPQVSNLFKRETLSGEFLQVNTALVRELKARGLWTERIRSAIKRAEGSVQDVAELPAEVRELFRTAWELPQRALIDLAAARAPYIDQSQSLNLFLAAPTIGKLSSMYLYAWKAGLKTTYYLRSRPATRIQQATVAPVGPARAAGVVAPVATVDEALACSLENPESCEACQ
- a CDS encoding ribonucleotide-diphosphate reductase subunit beta, whose product is MLLDPGMDLTLRPMRYPHFFDRFRDAIRNTWTVEEVDLHADLADLDRLSPAERHLVSRLVAFFATGDTIVANNLVLNLYQHVNSPEGRLYLSRQLFEEAVHVQFYLNLLDTYVPDEAERFAAFAAIENIPSIRRKAEFCFRWIDSLGELRQLRTREDRRAFLLNLICFAACIEGLFFYGAFAYVYFLRSRGLLHGLASGTNWVFRDESMHMAFAFDVVETVRGEEPDLFDDELAAQVRQMLAEAVECEVQFAEDLLGQGVPGLSLVDMREYLQHVADRRLAQLGIPAHYGSTNPFAFMELQDVQELSNFFERRVSAYQVGVSGTVAFDDDF